From a region of the Synechococcus sp. RS9916 genome:
- the bchL gene encoding ferredoxin:protochlorophyllide reductase (ATP-dependent) iron-sulfur ATP-binding protein — protein sequence MTTTLTRPADGEGSVQVHQDPSVNLEEGTLVIAVYGKGGIGKSTTSSNLSAAFSKLGKRVLQIGCDPKHDSTFTLTHRMVPTVIDILEEVDFHSEELRPDDFMFTGYNGVKCVESGGPPAGTGCGGYVTGQTVKLLKEHHLLEDTDVVIFDVLGDVVCGGFAAPLQHANYCLIVTANDFDSIFAMNRIVAAIQAKAKNYKVRLGGVVANRSADTDQIDKFNGRTGLKTMAHFRDVDAIRRSRLKKCTIFEMDDNDEGVKAVQNEYLSLARNMLENVEPLDAEPLKDREIFDLLGFD from the coding sequence ATGACAACAACTCTCACGCGTCCAGCTGACGGTGAAGGCAGTGTTCAGGTTCACCAGGATCCGTCGGTGAATCTCGAAGAAGGAACTCTGGTGATCGCCGTCTACGGCAAAGGGGGGATCGGCAAATCGACCACCTCCTCCAACCTCTCGGCTGCTTTTTCCAAACTGGGGAAACGGGTGCTGCAGATCGGCTGCGACCCGAAGCACGACAGCACCTTCACGCTGACGCACCGCATGGTGCCCACGGTGATCGACATCCTCGAGGAGGTGGACTTCCACAGCGAAGAGCTGCGCCCCGATGACTTCATGTTCACGGGCTACAACGGCGTGAAGTGTGTTGAGAGTGGCGGCCCTCCAGCAGGTACGGGTTGCGGTGGCTACGTCACCGGCCAGACCGTCAAGCTGCTCAAGGAGCACCATCTGCTGGAAGACACCGATGTGGTGATCTTCGATGTGTTGGGCGATGTGGTGTGCGGAGGCTTCGCAGCACCGCTGCAACACGCCAACTACTGCCTGATCGTCACAGCCAACGATTTCGATTCAATTTTTGCCATGAATCGCATCGTGGCAGCCATCCAAGCGAAAGCGAAAAACTACAAAGTGCGCCTTGGCGGCGTTGTGGCCAATCGATCCGCAGACACCGATCAGATCGATAAATTCAATGGTCGAACGGGCCTCAAAACCATGGCCCACTTCCGTGATGTAGATGCCATCCGCCGCTCACGCCTGAAAAAGTGCACCATCTTCGAGATGGACGACAACGATGAGGGCGTGAAGGCCGTTCAGAACGAGTATCTGAGCCTGGCCCGCAACATGCTGGAGAACGTCGAACCCTTGGATGCCGAACCTCTCAAAGACCGGGAGATCTTTGACCTCCTCGGCTTTGATTGA
- a CDS encoding form I ribulose bisphosphate carboxylase large subunit translates to MSKKYDAGVKEYRDTYWTPDYVPLDTDLLACFKCTGQEGVPKEEVAAAVAAESSTGTWSTVWSELLTDLDFYKGRCYRIEDVPGDKESFYAFIAYPLDLFEEGSITNVLTSLVGNVFGFKALRHLRLEDIRFPMAFIKSCYGPPNGIQVERDRMNKYGRPLLGCTIKPKLGLSGKNYGRVVYECLRGGLDFTKDDENINSQPFQRWQNRFEFVAEAIKLSEQETGERKGHYLNVTANTPEEMYERAEFAKELGMPIIMHDFITGGFTANTGLSKWCRKNGMLLHIHRAMHAVIDRHPKHGIHFRVLAKCLRLSGGDQLHTGTVVGKLEGDRQTTLGYIDQLRESFVPEDRSRGNFFDQDWGSMPGVFAVASGGIHVWHMPALVTIFGDDSVLQFGGGTHGHPWGSAAGAAANRVALEACVKARNAGRHLEKESRDILMEAAKHSPELAIALETWKEIKFEFDTVDKLDVQS, encoded by the coding sequence ATGAGCAAGAAGTACGACGCTGGGGTCAAGGAGTACAGGGACACTTACTGGACTCCTGATTACGTTCCCCTAGACACCGACCTGCTGGCCTGCTTCAAGTGCACCGGCCAGGAAGGTGTGCCCAAGGAAGAAGTCGCCGCAGCTGTGGCCGCTGAATCTTCCACCGGTACCTGGTCCACTGTGTGGTCCGAGCTCCTCACCGACCTCGACTTCTACAAGGGCCGTTGCTACCGCATCGAGGACGTCCCTGGTGACAAGGAGTCCTTCTATGCGTTCATCGCCTACCCCCTCGACCTGTTCGAAGAGGGTTCCATCACCAACGTTCTGACCTCCCTGGTCGGCAACGTGTTCGGTTTCAAGGCTCTTCGCCACCTCCGTCTGGAAGACATCCGCTTCCCGATGGCCTTCATCAAGAGCTGCTACGGCCCGCCGAACGGTATCCAGGTCGAGCGCGACCGGATGAACAAGTACGGCCGTCCTCTGCTGGGTTGCACCATCAAGCCGAAGCTCGGCCTGAGCGGCAAGAACTACGGCCGTGTGGTCTATGAGTGCCTGCGTGGCGGTCTGGACTTCACCAAGGACGACGAGAACATCAACTCCCAGCCTTTCCAGCGTTGGCAGAACCGCTTCGAGTTCGTTGCGGAAGCCATCAAGCTGTCTGAGCAGGAGACCGGCGAGCGCAAGGGTCACTACCTCAACGTGACCGCCAACACTCCCGAAGAGATGTATGAGCGCGCCGAGTTCGCTAAGGAACTCGGAATGCCGATCATCATGCACGACTTCATCACCGGTGGCTTCACGGCCAACACCGGTCTTTCGAAGTGGTGCCGTAAGAACGGCATGCTGCTGCACATCCACCGCGCCATGCACGCGGTGATCGACCGTCATCCCAAGCACGGCATCCACTTCCGCGTTCTCGCCAAGTGTCTGCGTCTGTCCGGTGGTGACCAGCTCCACACCGGCACCGTGGTCGGCAAGCTGGAAGGTGATCGTCAGACCACCCTCGGCTACATCGACCAGCTGCGCGAATCCTTCGTGCCCGAAGACCGCAGCCGCGGCAACTTCTTCGATCAGGACTGGGGTTCCATGCCTGGCGTGTTCGCCGTTGCTTCCGGCGGTATCCACGTGTGGCACATGCCCGCCCTGGTCACCATCTTCGGCGACGACTCCGTTCTGCAGTTCGGTGGTGGTACCCACGGTCACCCCTGGGGTTCCGCTGCAGGTGCTGCTGCCAACCGTGTGGCCCTCGAGGCCTGCGTCAAGGCACGCAACGCCGGCCGTCATCTCGAGAAAGAGAGCCGCGACATCCTCATGGAAGCCGCGAAGCACAGCCCCGAGCTGGCCATCGCCCTCGAGACCTGGAAGGAGATCAAGTTCGAGTTCGACACCGTCGACAAGCTCGACGTCCAGAGCTGA
- a CDS encoding BMC domain-containing protein, protein MANETMGIALGMIETRGLVPAIEAADAMTKAAEVRLIGREFVGGGYVTVLVRGETGAVNAAVRAGADACERVGDGLVAAHIIARPHREVEPALGNGNFLGQKD, encoded by the coding sequence ATGGCTAACGAAACCATGGGCATCGCTCTCGGCATGATCGAGACCCGCGGCCTGGTCCCCGCGATCGAAGCAGCTGACGCCATGACCAAGGCTGCCGAAGTGCGCCTGATCGGTCGTGAGTTCGTCGGCGGCGGTTACGTCACCGTTCTGGTGCGCGGCGAAACCGGTGCTGTGAACGCAGCTGTTCGCGCTGGTGCTGATGCTTGCGAGCGCGTCGGCGACGGTCTCGTGGCTGCTCACATCATTGCCCGCCCCCACCGCGAAGTTGAGCCTGCTCTGGGCAACGGCAACTTCCTCGGCCAGAAGGACTGA
- a CDS encoding CsoS2 family carboxysome shell protein gives MARLSSRELALERRKALTTAGKKASVAAGDKANRVRNASDARPTRTNAAEASAPAAPAPAAPTRSSGLSASAPRPASSHSSQVKAVRQPSRELVLARREALSRRGKTADTSRDRNRSDVARTTKPAAAAEPAKKECGCGGARATEKAARPAVTVELSNRSGDRRAAAERRTAFPKRRAIENPSRALVLARREAMAKHGKTAGKQPTSAAAVARQANPDLTSRELAQQVRELRTKAGARNKQSAGVTRPTGPNRHGAKQAAAADAHWKVGESTTTAGQTVTGTQANRSVKTTGNEASTCRSITGTEYLGAEVFQTFCQTAPEPTTPAKVRVTATSHGNRVTGNEVGRSSKVTGDEPGTCKAVTGTEYISANQSAAYCGGSNPSPRKVGHSLTLEGRPVSGVMVGRSSSVTGDEAGAGRGLTGDQYLGSDPLPEGRPAAKVGVSATLSGTGVTGTMVGRSSAVTGDEFGSCHRVTGDQYVSAEQVNAFCGSKPEPEAAKVGFSITNRNQVVSGTRTGRSERVTGDEPGSCQAVTGTPYAGLEQAGQHCGTPAVQAIRERTPVRLGTPSAAMTGIQPGVGGVMTGDERGACEAVTGTPYVGADQLAAACGSDAPAGTETHGEAPEGAAWTRFSVVSPARAAQQQRDARSGVTGTSYEQGNRITGPFDMAGGKVTGTEQFRFDNREFQNRQQQRQFQPTVAVVSEPPAKPASRVTGEGSSTKITGDDWDRGEHVTGTEGASARRRNPSRPGPMSAMSPFERKRNEESEWPVSRVTGSSGNTDKGSLITVSGGARG, from the coding sequence ATGGCAAGACTCTCCAGTCGCGAACTCGCACTTGAGCGCCGCAAGGCGTTGACTACGGCCGGTAAGAAGGCATCGGTTGCTGCCGGTGACAAGGCCAATCGTGTGCGTAACGCCTCGGATGCACGTCCGACCCGCACCAATGCAGCTGAGGCTTCAGCTCCTGCTGCACCTGCTCCCGCTGCTCCGACCCGTTCCTCCGGTCTGAGCGCGAGCGCTCCTCGCCCCGCCTCGTCCCACTCCTCCCAAGTGAAGGCCGTCCGTCAGCCCAGCCGCGAACTGGTGTTGGCTCGCCGTGAAGCCCTGTCCCGCCGCGGCAAGACTGCCGACACCAGTCGGGATCGAAACCGCTCTGATGTGGCCCGTACCACCAAGCCCGCTGCCGCGGCTGAGCCGGCCAAGAAAGAGTGTGGTTGTGGCGGTGCCCGCGCTACTGAGAAAGCAGCACGTCCTGCAGTCACCGTCGAGCTGAGCAATCGCTCCGGTGATCGCCGTGCTGCTGCGGAGCGTCGCACAGCCTTTCCGAAGCGTCGTGCCATCGAAAACCCCAGTCGCGCACTGGTGTTGGCCCGTCGTGAAGCCATGGCCAAGCATGGCAAAACCGCTGGCAAGCAGCCCACGAGCGCAGCAGCTGTTGCGCGTCAGGCCAACCCTGATCTCACCAGCCGTGAGCTCGCCCAACAGGTGCGTGAGCTGCGCACCAAAGCCGGTGCTCGCAACAAACAAAGCGCTGGCGTCACCCGCCCCACTGGCCCCAACCGTCACGGCGCCAAGCAAGCTGCTGCCGCTGATGCTCATTGGAAGGTTGGTGAAAGCACCACTACCGCTGGTCAGACCGTCACCGGTACCCAGGCCAACCGCTCGGTGAAAACCACCGGCAACGAGGCCAGCACCTGCCGCTCAATCACTGGCACCGAGTATCTCGGCGCTGAGGTGTTCCAGACCTTCTGCCAGACCGCTCCCGAACCCACCACTCCCGCCAAGGTTCGCGTTACTGCCACCAGCCACGGCAACCGCGTGACCGGCAACGAAGTGGGTCGTTCCAGCAAGGTCACCGGCGATGAGCCTGGCACCTGCAAGGCCGTCACCGGCACTGAATACATCTCTGCAAATCAGTCTGCTGCTTATTGCGGCGGCTCCAACCCTTCTCCTCGCAAGGTGGGCCATAGCCTCACCCTCGAGGGCCGCCCCGTCAGCGGCGTGATGGTCGGTCGCTCCTCCAGCGTCACCGGTGATGAAGCCGGTGCAGGTCGCGGCCTGACCGGCGATCAGTACCTTGGTTCTGATCCCCTGCCCGAAGGTCGCCCTGCCGCCAAGGTTGGCGTTTCGGCAACGCTGTCTGGCACCGGCGTGACCGGCACGATGGTCGGCCGCTCCTCCGCCGTCACCGGCGATGAGTTCGGCTCCTGCCATCGCGTCACCGGTGATCAATACGTCAGTGCCGAGCAGGTCAATGCCTTCTGTGGCAGCAAGCCTGAGCCTGAAGCCGCGAAAGTCGGTTTCAGCATTACCAATCGCAATCAGGTGGTGAGCGGGACCCGCACCGGTCGCTCCGAGCGCGTCACCGGCGATGAGCCCGGCAGCTGCCAGGCTGTTACCGGCACCCCCTATGCCGGCCTTGAGCAGGCTGGCCAGCACTGCGGCACTCCCGCTGTGCAAGCCATCCGTGAGCGCACTCCTGTGCGTCTCGGCACCCCTTCCGCTGCGATGACCGGCATTCAGCCCGGCGTTGGTGGTGTGATGACCGGTGATGAGCGCGGTGCTTGTGAAGCAGTGACCGGTACTCCCTATGTGGGCGCAGATCAACTGGCCGCTGCCTGCGGCAGTGATGCTCCTGCTGGCACCGAGACCCACGGTGAAGCTCCCGAGGGTGCTGCTTGGACCCGCTTCAGTGTTGTCTCTCCTGCCCGTGCTGCCCAACAGCAGCGTGATGCCCGCTCCGGTGTGACGGGTACGTCCTACGAACAAGGGAATCGGATTACCGGCCCTTTTGACATGGCTGGCGGCAAGGTGACCGGTACCGAGCAATTCCGCTTCGATAACCGCGAATTCCAAAACCGTCAGCAGCAGCGTCAGTTCCAGCCGACCGTGGCTGTGGTGAGTGAGCCTCCTGCAAAGCCTGCATCCCGGGTCACCGGTGAAGGTTCCTCCACCAAGATCACCGGTGACGACTGGGATCGCGGTGAGCATGTGACCGGCACTGAGGGCGCTTCGGCACGCCGCCGCAACCCCAGCCGTCCCGGCCCGATGAGCGCCATGTCTCCTTTCGAGCGCAAGCGCAATGAAGAGTCTGAATGGCCCGTCAGCCGTGTGACCGGTTCCAGCGGCAACACGGATAAGGGTTCCCTGATCACCGTCTCCGGCGGCGCACGGGGCTGA
- a CDS encoding BMC domain-containing protein, whose product MNRFAGLDNRERRRGGSALVTGTEVHASAGGASCVVTTDSESPRLLRQNSHVQSIELRTYVFIDSLQPQLAAYMGTVSQGFLPIPGDACLWMEVSPGMAVHRVTDIALKASNVRLGQMVVERAFGSMALYHRDQSTVIHSGDVVLEAIGSSVEQRTPADVSWTEVIRAITPDHAVLINRQNRRGSMIEAGMSMFILETEPAGYVLIAANEAEKASNITLVDVKAVGAFGRLTLAGREGDVEEAAAAAMRAIEMINRRSALR is encoded by the coding sequence ATGAATCGTTTCGCCGGCTTGGACAACCGGGAGCGGCGACGCGGAGGGAGCGCGCTGGTCACTGGAACGGAGGTGCACGCCTCCGCCGGCGGAGCCAGCTGCGTTGTGACGACAGATTCTGAATCTCCGCGTTTGTTGCGGCAGAACAGCCATGTGCAGTCGATTGAACTGCGCACCTATGTGTTCATTGATTCCCTGCAGCCACAACTGGCGGCCTACATGGGAACGGTGAGCCAGGGTTTCTTGCCGATCCCAGGTGATGCCTGCCTCTGGATGGAGGTGTCCCCGGGGATGGCGGTGCACCGGGTGACCGACATCGCACTGAAAGCCAGCAATGTTCGCCTCGGACAGATGGTGGTGGAACGGGCCTTCGGTTCGATGGCTCTTTATCACCGCGATCAGAGCACCGTGATCCACTCCGGTGATGTCGTTCTCGAAGCGATTGGCAGCTCGGTCGAACAACGCACCCCTGCAGACGTCAGTTGGACAGAAGTGATCAGGGCGATCACCCCTGACCATGCGGTTCTGATCAATCGACAAAATCGCCGCGGTTCGATGATCGAAGCCGGGATGAGCATGTTCATCCTGGAAACCGAGCCGGCGGGCTATGTGCTCATTGCCGCCAATGAAGCCGAAAAAGCGTCCAACATCACCTTGGTGGATGTGAAAGCTGTCGGAGCTTTCGGTCGTCTCACCCTGGCAGGCCGGGAAGGTGATGTGGAGGAAGCTGCTGCTGCAGCCATGCGGGCCATCGAGATGATCAACCGACGTTCAGCATTGCGTTAA
- a CDS encoding ferredoxin:protochlorophyllide reductase (ATP-dependent) subunit N yields MSANLLKESGPREVFCGLTSIVWLHRRMPDAFFLVVGSRTCAHLIQSAAGVMIFAEPRFGTAILSERDLAGLADAHDELKRVVRDLLARRPEIRTLFLVGSCPSEVIKLDLARASEQLNQEMEGRVRVVNYSGSGIETTFTQGEDGALSALVPMLPTSTERQLLLVGTLADAVEDRLITLFKRLGIDTVRSLPPRQSTDLPPVGPGTKVLLCQPFLSDTTRRLRDRGAEILPAPYPLGAEGSRLWMEAAAQAWDINAAQIRATLDPLMERARLALEPHRQKLAGKRIFLLPESQLELPLARFLQRECGMDLVEVGTPYLNRDLMRSELELLPDGTRVMEGQHVEQQLDRVRDARPDLVVCGMGLANPLEAEGIATKWSIELVFSPIHGIDQAGELAELFSRPLHRHQLLAAGRQC; encoded by the coding sequence ATGAGCGCAAACCTGCTGAAGGAATCAGGCCCCCGCGAGGTGTTTTGCGGGCTCACCTCAATCGTGTGGCTGCATCGCCGGATGCCCGACGCCTTTTTTCTGGTGGTCGGTTCCCGCACCTGCGCCCATTTGATTCAGAGCGCTGCTGGGGTGATGATTTTCGCCGAGCCCCGCTTCGGTACAGCAATCCTCAGCGAGCGGGATCTAGCGGGCCTTGCTGATGCCCACGACGAACTCAAACGCGTGGTGCGGGATCTGCTGGCCCGACGCCCTGAGATCCGCACCCTGTTCCTGGTGGGGTCCTGCCCCAGTGAAGTGATCAAGTTGGATCTGGCGAGAGCCTCCGAACAGCTCAACCAGGAGATGGAGGGCCGCGTTCGCGTGGTGAATTACTCCGGCAGTGGGATTGAGACCACGTTCACCCAGGGGGAAGACGGCGCCCTCAGCGCCCTCGTGCCGATGTTGCCCACCAGCACGGAACGTCAACTGTTGCTGGTGGGAACCCTGGCCGATGCGGTCGAAGACCGCTTAATCACCCTGTTCAAGCGGCTGGGGATCGACACGGTGCGCAGCTTGCCGCCACGCCAGTCGACGGATCTACCCCCGGTGGGCCCGGGCACCAAGGTGCTCTTGTGTCAGCCGTTTCTCAGCGACACCACGCGCCGACTGCGGGACAGGGGGGCTGAGATCCTCCCAGCCCCCTACCCCCTTGGGGCGGAAGGCAGCCGTCTGTGGATGGAAGCGGCCGCCCAGGCCTGGGATATCAACGCGGCCCAGATCAGGGCAACGCTCGACCCCTTGATGGAACGGGCGCGGCTGGCCCTCGAGCCGCACCGCCAGAAGCTGGCTGGCAAACGGATCTTTCTGCTGCCGGAATCCCAGCTGGAATTGCCCTTGGCCCGATTCCTGCAACGGGAGTGCGGCATGGACTTGGTGGAAGTGGGCACCCCTTACCTGAATCGCGACCTGATGCGCAGTGAGCTGGAGCTGCTGCCCGATGGGACGCGCGTCATGGAAGGACAGCACGTGGAACAACAACTTGATCGGGTGCGAGACGCCCGTCCAGACCTGGTGGTGTGCGGCATGGGACTGGCCAACCCGTTGGAGGCGGAAGGAATTGCCACCAAGTGGTCGATCGAATTGGTGTTCAGCCCCATCCATGGCATCGATCAGGCCGGAGAACTGGCTGAACTGTTCTCCAGACCATTGCACCGCCATCAACTGCTGGCCGCGGGGCGCCAATGCTGA
- a CDS encoding non-canonical purine NTP pyrophosphatase: MGHPVLTIASGNPYKVAEIEHMLGPLPVEVRRQPDHLDVEETGSTYLENARLKAEAAAQHTGTWTLADDSGLEVDALNGAPGLYTARFAPNNEAKLQRLIEALGDEPYRTACFRSAMVLCNPEGVCVEEAEGVCWGELLTVPAYPGAGIESLFWVREARCSYGQLNDSQLARLGSRGKAARALAPRLRQRLKLD; this comes from the coding sequence TTGGGTCATCCCGTTCTCACCATTGCCAGTGGCAATCCCTACAAAGTGGCGGAGATCGAGCACATGCTTGGTCCTCTTCCGGTTGAGGTGAGGCGTCAACCCGACCACCTTGATGTGGAAGAAACGGGCAGCACGTACCTCGAAAATGCACGCCTCAAAGCTGAGGCTGCAGCCCAGCACACAGGAACGTGGACTCTCGCCGATGACTCCGGCCTTGAAGTGGATGCCCTCAATGGAGCCCCCGGCCTTTACACCGCGCGCTTCGCTCCCAACAACGAGGCAAAACTCCAGAGGTTGATCGAGGCATTGGGCGACGAGCCCTACCGCACCGCCTGCTTCCGCAGCGCAATGGTGTTGTGCAACCCGGAAGGCGTTTGTGTTGAGGAAGCCGAAGGGGTCTGCTGGGGGGAATTACTCACCGTCCCCGCTTACCCGGGCGCAGGAATTGAATCCCTCTTCTGGGTGCGTGAAGCCCGCTGCAGCTACGGCCAACTCAATGACTCCCAGCTTGCACGGCTTGGCAGTCGCGGGAAAGCCGCACGCGCCCTCGCTCCACGGCTGCGTCAGCGGCTGAAGCTCGACTGA
- a CDS encoding ferredoxin:protochlorophyllide reductase (ATP-dependent) subunit B, whose product MDLTLWTYEGPPHVGAMRIAASMKGVHYVLHAPQGDTYADLLFTMIERRGQRPPVTYTTFQARDLGGDTAELVKRHVREAVERFEPDALLVGESCTAELIQDQPGALACGMGLNLPVVTLELPAYSKKENWGAAETLYQLVRGLLKQQPANPGAHNPTAWKEEQRRPRVNLLGPSLLGFRCRDDVLEVRKLLDRHGIEVAVVMPLDASVADVMRLPDADVNVCLYPEIAESSCSWLERTFGQPFTRTVPIGVGATTDFLAELRALLGMEPPASDEGAQQSRLPWYSESVDSTYLTGKRVFIFGDGTHVLAAARIARRELGFEVVGLGTYSREMARPVRAKAKELGLEALISDDYLAVEAAMAEAAPELVLGTQMERHSAKRLGIPCAVISTPMHVQDVPARYSPQMGWEGANVIFDTWVHPLMMGLEEHLIGMFRHDFEFVDGHQSHLGHLGGLQSGQPEPNAAPAMTAVAGDVSGETTLTWTADGEAELKKIPFFVRGKVRRNTETYAREQGRGQIDSETLYDAKAHFSA is encoded by the coding sequence ATGGACCTCACGCTCTGGACGTATGAAGGCCCACCCCATGTGGGAGCGATGCGCATCGCAGCCTCGATGAAGGGAGTGCATTACGTGCTGCACGCGCCGCAAGGCGACACCTACGCGGATCTGCTGTTCACCATGATCGAGCGCCGCGGACAACGGCCTCCGGTCACCTACACCACCTTTCAGGCCCGCGATCTCGGCGGTGACACAGCCGAGCTGGTGAAACGTCACGTGCGGGAAGCCGTGGAGCGGTTTGAACCCGATGCACTGCTCGTGGGGGAAAGCTGTACAGCGGAATTGATCCAAGACCAGCCCGGTGCACTGGCCTGCGGCATGGGGCTGAATCTGCCGGTTGTGACCCTGGAACTGCCTGCCTACAGCAAGAAAGAGAACTGGGGAGCTGCCGAAACGCTCTATCAGCTGGTGCGAGGACTGCTAAAGCAACAGCCCGCCAACCCGGGCGCCCACAACCCGACAGCCTGGAAGGAGGAACAACGCCGACCGCGGGTAAACCTGCTGGGCCCATCCCTACTGGGCTTCCGCTGCCGCGACGACGTGCTTGAAGTGCGCAAACTGCTGGATCGCCATGGCATTGAGGTGGCCGTGGTGATGCCTCTAGATGCGTCGGTGGCTGATGTGATGCGACTGCCGGACGCTGATGTGAATGTGTGCCTCTATCCGGAAATCGCCGAATCCAGCTGCAGCTGGCTGGAGCGAACCTTCGGCCAACCCTTCACCCGCACGGTGCCGATCGGGGTTGGCGCCACCACCGACTTCCTCGCGGAGCTGCGCGCACTGCTCGGCATGGAGCCCCCGGCCAGCGACGAGGGAGCCCAACAGTCGCGCCTGCCCTGGTATTCCGAATCGGTGGATTCCACTTACCTCACTGGCAAACGGGTGTTCATCTTCGGCGACGGCACCCATGTGCTTGCGGCCGCACGGATCGCCAGGCGTGAACTTGGCTTTGAGGTGGTTGGGCTCGGCACCTACAGCCGGGAAATGGCCCGCCCCGTGCGGGCCAAAGCCAAGGAGCTGGGTTTGGAAGCACTGATCAGTGACGACTACCTGGCAGTGGAGGCGGCCATGGCGGAGGCGGCCCCAGAACTCGTGCTGGGCACCCAGATGGAACGCCACAGCGCCAAGCGACTGGGGATCCCCTGCGCCGTGATCAGCACGCCCATGCATGTGCAGGATGTGCCCGCCCGGTATAGCCCTCAGATGGGATGGGAAGGCGCGAATGTGATCTTCGACACCTGGGTGCATCCGCTGATGATGGGCCTGGAGGAACACCTGATTGGCATGTTCCGCCACGATTTTGAATTCGTGGATGGTCACCAGAGCCATCTCGGCCATCTCGGTGGGCTGCAGTCGGGGCAACCCGAACCCAACGCGGCTCCGGCTATGACCGCTGTCGCTGGCGATGTGTCAGGGGAGACAACGCTCACCTGGACCGCAGATGGCGAAGCGGAATTGAAGAAAATCCCCTTCTTTGTGCGCGGAAAAGTTCGCCGCAACACGGAGACCTATGCCCGCGAGCAGGGAAGAGGTCAAATCGACAGCGAAACGCTCTACGACGCCAAAGCCCACTTCAGCGCTTGA
- a CDS encoding ribulose bisphosphate carboxylase small subunit produces MPFQSTVGDYQTVATLETFGFLPPMTQDEIYDQIAYIIAQGWSPLVEHVHPSNSMATYWSYWKLPFFGEKDLNVVVSELEACHRAYPDHHVRIVGYDAYTQSQGACFVVFEGR; encoded by the coding sequence ATGCCTTTCCAGAGCACCGTGGGTGACTATCAAACAGTCGCCACCCTGGAGACCTTCGGCTTCCTCCCGCCGATGACCCAGGACGAGATCTACGACCAGATCGCGTACATCATTGCCCAGGGTTGGAGCCCGCTCGTTGAGCACGTCCACCCCAGCAACTCCATGGCCACCTATTGGTCCTATTGGAAGCTGCCCTTCTTCGGTGAGAAGGACCTCAACGTTGTGGTCAGTGAGCTCGAGGCTTGCCATCGCGCTTACCCCGACCACCACGTGCGCATCGTCGGTTACGACGCCTACACCCAAAGCCAGGGTGCCTGCTTCGTGGTCTTCGAGGGTCGCTGA